The following coding sequences lie in one Oscillatoria sp. FACHB-1406 genomic window:
- a CDS encoding serine/threonine phosphatase: MLVCPNCDFENPSINKFCEQCGTSLETWLVAIVEQAQRPTAESVSAPVSPPIESAPVAVESPQAPVPNPESAPVAVESPQAPVPNPESAPVAEAVVSAVPSPQPEAAASTELSGEAVDPQQRYRIAAEARQTWLDWQKQPAGTFETHVSDSQPSEPTFLETVFDRSQEESENASASAEDSQAMQEIPAIAYHYLTLHDSLAPAIPPLHDAWKFGGFETILLEDRRNWGLLIDRWGDEGNSLLQLLYWLDEMLKLWQALAPVGCAQSLLEETNLRLDEDQTLCLQRLYPDPANTQLTLQHLGKMWQKLFGKSGRTIYDPLPRFLEQVRQGNYTTVDEVRPNLQKIATQYENPSAFEEEITQVPSAAERSEANTIPLVQTSERFTAPKSSSDDAPTVVLPMQLLSVLEAGCTDIGRQREHNEDCFGITANISKDENAMSKQVRIRGLYVVCDGMGGHAAGEVASAMAVDTLQEYFKNNWSEDGGLPDKDTIIEGVLTANQKIYEINQQNERSGSGRMGTTLVMALVRDTKVAIAHVGDSRIYRITRKHGIEQLTTDHEVGQREIQRGVEPAVAYARPDAYQLTQAIGPRGSNFVKPDVTFLEINEDTLILLCSDGLSDNDLLETHFQTYLTPLISSKADIDRGLQELIDFANDRNGHDNITGLLVRLKVRPSTDYPRF, from the coding sequence ATGCTTGTTTGTCCCAATTGTGATTTTGAAAATCCAAGCATTAATAAGTTTTGCGAACAATGCGGAACGTCTCTAGAAACTTGGTTGGTGGCGATCGTCGAACAAGCGCAAAGACCAACCGCCGAGAGCGTTTCTGCCCCCGTCTCCCCTCCGATTGAAAGCGCGCCGGTAGCAGTGGAAAGCCCTCAAGCCCCCGTGCCGAACCCCGAAAGCGCGCCGGTAGCAGTGGAAAGCCCCCAAGCCCCCGTGCCGAACCCCGAAAGCGCGCCGGTAGCAGAAGCCGTTGTCTCTGCCGTTCCGTCGCCGCAGCCCGAAGCTGCTGCTTCAACCGAACTGAGTGGAGAAGCAGTGGATCCCCAGCAACGTTACCGCATTGCTGCCGAGGCACGTCAAACTTGGCTCGACTGGCAGAAACAGCCCGCCGGAACGTTTGAGACGCACGTCTCGGATTCTCAACCCTCCGAACCAACTTTTTTAGAAACAGTTTTCGATCGCAGCCAGGAAGAATCAGAAAATGCGTCCGCTTCTGCCGAAGATTCCCAGGCTATGCAAGAGATACCCGCGATCGCTTACCATTACCTGACCCTTCACGATTCCCTCGCCCCCGCAATTCCCCCCCTCCACGATGCTTGGAAGTTCGGCGGCTTTGAGACAATTTTGCTCGAAGACCGTCGAAATTGGGGGCTATTAATCGACCGTTGGGGCGATGAAGGGAATTCGCTCCTACAATTGCTCTACTGGCTCGACGAAATGCTGAAACTTTGGCAAGCCTTAGCACCAGTCGGTTGCGCTCAAAGCCTGCTCGAAGAAACGAACTTGCGGCTCGACGAAGACCAAACCCTCTGCCTGCAACGCCTCTATCCCGATCCCGCCAACACCCAATTAACTCTTCAACACTTGGGCAAAATGTGGCAAAAGCTGTTTGGCAAATCGGGACGGACGATTTACGATCCGTTACCTCGGTTTTTGGAACAGGTGCGACAAGGCAACTACACCACTGTAGATGAAGTGCGCCCTAACCTCCAAAAGATCGCCACCCAATACGAAAATCCCTCAGCTTTCGAGGAAGAGATAACGCAAGTCCCTTCTGCCGCCGAGCGCTCCGAAGCCAACACTATCCCCTTAGTTCAGACATCCGAGCGATTTACCGCCCCAAAAAGCAGCAGCGATGACGCGCCGACTGTCGTTCTTCCCATGCAACTGCTTAGCGTCTTGGAAGCGGGCTGTACCGATATCGGTCGCCAGCGAGAACACAATGAAGACTGCTTTGGCATCACCGCGAATATTTCCAAAGACGAAAATGCGATGAGCAAGCAAGTTCGCATTCGCGGGTTGTACGTGGTTTGCGACGGGATGGGCGGTCACGCCGCCGGAGAAGTCGCCAGTGCTATGGCTGTAGACACTTTACAGGAATATTTTAAGAACAACTGGTCAGAGGATGGCGGACTGCCCGATAAAGATACGATTATCGAAGGTGTATTGACAGCCAACCAAAAAATTTACGAAATCAACCAGCAAAACGAACGCTCTGGGAGCGGACGGATGGGAACGACGTTGGTGATGGCTTTGGTTCGCGATACTAAAGTCGCGATCGCGCACGTCGGCGACAGTCGCATCTATCGCATCACCCGCAAGCACGGAATCGAACAACTCACCACCGACCACGAAGTCGGTCAGCGCGAGATTCAACGCGGAGTCGAACCGGCGGTTGCTTACGCTCGTCCCGATGCTTATCAACTGACTCAAGCGATCGGTCCTCGCGGCAGTAATTTTGTCAAGCCCGATGTCACTTTCTTGGAAATTAATGAAGATACTCTGATTCTGTTGTGTTCCGATGGTCTATCCGACAACGATTTACTCGAAACGCACTTTCAGACCTATCTTACCCCTCTCATCAGTTCCAAAGCTGACATCGATCGCGGTTTGCAAGAACTGATTGACTTCGCTAACGATCGCAACGGTCACGATAACATTACGGGTTTGCTGGTTCGTTTAAAGGTGCGACCCAGTACGGACTACCCGCGCTTTTAA
- a CDS encoding protein kinase — translation MITIALLDPKTHNPTQTWAFRDSEAIRIGRANDNEIVLDRNLEVSRYHAELRSVARTPGQHQWQLLGRGANGTFLNGVLVSQAFVPDNALLQLAKGGPLLRIDLSEVAAPPVSPGCTHAGNAPNTLFCVHCGQPIVEEERFVRQYQVLRVLGRGGMGTTYLAWDKAGSISGRPITLVLKEMNADMAKVPKAQELFEREARILKNLAHPGIPKYYDFFIEQGKKYLAMELIHGQNLEQRIYQKGPVAPQLAIEWMLQTCDILGYLHSLDPPLVHRDVKPANLMLRNVDNRIVLLDFGAVKEIGTPMGTRIGAEGYSAPEQDRGQPCPQSDLFAIGPTLTFLLSGESPIRYYKSVDRDFRLSVGSIPSINAKLQHVIETASEPQLRRRYQTAKELFAALTDCL, via the coding sequence ATGATTACGATCGCGCTCCTAGACCCGAAAACTCACAACCCCACTCAAACTTGGGCTTTTCGCGACTCCGAGGCAATTCGCATCGGCCGCGCTAACGATAATGAGATCGTTCTCGATCGCAACTTGGAAGTTTCGCGCTATCACGCCGAGTTGCGCTCGGTCGCCCGCACGCCGGGACAGCACCAATGGCAGTTGCTCGGACGCGGAGCGAATGGGACGTTTCTCAATGGCGTGTTGGTTTCTCAAGCCTTTGTTCCCGACAACGCCCTCCTCCAACTCGCAAAAGGTGGCCCTCTATTGCGGATCGACTTGTCCGAGGTTGCTGCGCCCCCCGTCTCCCCTGGCTGCACCCACGCGGGTAATGCTCCTAATACCCTATTTTGCGTGCATTGCGGTCAGCCCATTGTTGAGGAAGAACGGTTCGTGCGTCAGTATCAAGTGTTGCGCGTTTTGGGGCGCGGCGGGATGGGGACGACGTACCTCGCATGGGATAAAGCGGGGTCGATTTCCGGACGACCGATTACCCTCGTGCTTAAGGAAATGAATGCGGATATGGCAAAAGTTCCGAAAGCGCAGGAGCTTTTTGAGCGGGAAGCGCGCATTCTCAAGAACTTAGCGCATCCCGGCATTCCGAAATATTACGATTTCTTTATCGAGCAGGGTAAGAAATACCTGGCGATGGAGTTGATTCATGGGCAAAATCTCGAACAACGCATCTATCAAAAGGGGCCTGTTGCACCGCAACTAGCCATTGAATGGATGCTGCAAACTTGCGATATTTTGGGGTATCTCCACTCCCTCGATCCGCCCCTCGTCCATCGCGACGTGAAACCCGCTAATTTGATGCTTCGCAACGTCGATAATCGCATCGTGTTGCTCGATTTTGGCGCGGTGAAGGAAATCGGTACGCCAATGGGAACGCGCATCGGTGCGGAAGGATACAGCGCGCCAGAACAGGATCGGGGGCAGCCTTGTCCCCAATCCGATCTGTTTGCGATCGGTCCGACGCTGACTTTTTTGCTTTCGGGGGAATCCCCCATCCGCTATTACAAATCGGTCGATCGCGACTTCCGTTTGAGCGTTGGCAGCATCCCTAGCATCAATGCAAAGCTCCAGCACGTTATTGAGACAGCTAGCGAACCGCAACTGCGGCGGCGCTATCAAACCGCTAAAGAGTTGTTTGCTGCTTTAACAGATTGTTTGTAA
- a CDS encoding DUF4327 family protein: MIQQLAHPMVKFQRQLQSLVDSKALKPNDSIWKVALLYGDDWQYWKNELLDFGFTMQDAIGDVLVVEAWDED, translated from the coding sequence ATGATTCAGCAACTCGCTCACCCGATGGTGAAATTTCAACGTCAATTACAATCCTTAGTCGATTCCAAAGCCTTAAAACCGAACGATAGCATCTGGAAAGTCGCTCTGCTTTATGGTGACGACTGGCAGTATTGGAAGAACGAACTGCTTGATTTTGGCTTTACGATGCAGGATGCAATTGGCGATGTCCTCGTCGTCGAAGCTTGGGATGAAGATTGA
- a CDS encoding Uma2 family endonuclease, with product MLAIVSPEKIQLPPGSVVRLPATWQEYQSLCDRRGDGSIPRLKYRSGEVLLMSPLPVHGKDAHLLASIVTTLLDFEGREYDAFTPVTMTLPEESGIEPNYCFYINNWQAVCGKKRIDWKNDPPPDLVIEIDVTSYSDVADYLPYRVPEVWLLKKQQLLIYRLDGANYQLQTQSVYFPDRDLQDAIARCIEIAYGRNTSAAIRDLRQQLAAGRSRNA from the coding sequence ATGCTAGCCATTGTTTCGCCCGAAAAAATTCAATTACCTCCCGGTTCTGTCGTGCGGTTGCCTGCGACTTGGCAAGAGTATCAGAGTTTGTGCGATCGCAGAGGCGATGGCTCGATCCCGCGTTTAAAGTATCGTTCCGGAGAAGTATTGCTAATGTCACCCTTGCCGGTTCACGGAAAAGATGCTCATCTGTTGGCGAGTATTGTCACGACTCTTTTAGATTTCGAGGGGCGAGAATACGATGCGTTTACTCCCGTGACGATGACTTTGCCGGAAGAAAGCGGCATCGAACCGAATTATTGTTTTTATATTAATAACTGGCAAGCGGTGTGTGGAAAGAAGCGGATTGACTGGAAAAACGATCCGCCGCCAGATTTGGTTATCGAAATCGATGTTACCAGTTATTCGGATGTGGCGGATTATCTTCCTTATCGCGTACCGGAAGTTTGGCTGTTAAAAAAGCAGCAACTCTTGATTTATCGGCTAGATGGAGCGAATTATCAGCTTCAAACTCAAAGCGTTTACTTCCCCGATCGCGATCTACAGGATGCGATCGCGCGCTGTATTGAAATCGCTTATGGGCGCAACACGAGCGCTGCGATTCGGGATTTAAGGCAACAGCTTGCCGCAGGGCGATCGCGAAACGCTTAA
- a CDS encoding Rho termination factor N-terminal domain-containing protein: protein MSAVEDIGKLMYLYLDDIEAGGKTEASTFSIKASARLLTEKGGTNWVPIIVKEIGRDKYQVIGNSFVYTVAEEAALERVWCIIVNPEGDAEEVVKVLSGEQMPKINLSTASRDEIASALEYLIKQPASPLKTVKLAVATNRIDEAPRQSWKNFTPITTLKCGITKGKKLDALKQVFYLEPEATSEPINKVVNEAELLSSLSVAELKTRAKQQGIKGISKMKKDALISALRSLEM, encoded by the coding sequence ATGAGTGCAGTTGAAGATATTGGGAAGCTCATGTATCTCTATTTGGATGATATCGAGGCTGGAGGAAAAACGGAAGCTTCAACATTCTCGATTAAAGCCTCGGCTCGCTTGCTAACTGAAAAAGGCGGCACGAATTGGGTTCCAATTATTGTTAAAGAGATTGGCAGAGATAAATATCAGGTTATCGGAAATTCGTTTGTCTATACTGTTGCTGAAGAAGCCGCCTTAGAACGAGTCTGGTGCATTATTGTCAATCCAGAGGGCGATGCAGAAGAAGTGGTGAAAGTGCTATCAGGCGAGCAGATGCCAAAGATTAATCTTTCAACGGCATCGAGAGATGAAATAGCCTCGGCTCTGGAATATTTAATTAAACAACCCGCCAGCCCACTCAAAACTGTAAAACTTGCTGTTGCTACCAATCGAATTGACGAAGCACCGCGCCAAAGCTGGAAAAATTTTACCCCGATTACAACTTTAAAATGTGGCATAACTAAGGGAAAAAAACTCGATGCGTTGAAGCAAGTTTTTTATCTCGAACCCGAAGCAACTTCCGAACCCATTAATAAAGTCGTTAATGAAGCTGAGTTACTGAGTTCGCTCTCCGTAGCAGAGCTAAAAACGAGGGCGAAGCAACAGGGGATTAAGGGAATTAGCAAGATGAAAAAAGATGCTCTTATTTCTGCGCTGAGAAGCTTAGAAATGTAG